A single region of the Streptomyces sp. NBC_00425 genome encodes:
- a CDS encoding SDR family oxidoreductase — protein sequence MSERTTHQKVALVTGANKGIGRGVAEQLAALGMTVLIGARDLRRGEEAAVAVRAAGGDVHAVALDVTDQATVQEAAKQVEERFGYLDVLINNAGITGSGQVSPEEAHDQVPSSVDLDMVRAVFETNVFGVIAVTNAMIPLLRRSPAPRIVNVSSHAASLSLTSDPDGPFAALLPSAAYSPSKSALTALTVQYAIELRKDGILVNAVAPGFVDTDSNNHTGFLTVAQGAAGVVRLAMLGADGPTAGFFSEEGPVPW from the coding sequence ATGAGCGAGCGGACGACACATCAGAAGGTCGCGCTGGTTACCGGGGCGAACAAGGGGATCGGTCGTGGGGTTGCCGAGCAACTCGCTGCGCTGGGCATGACGGTCCTGATCGGTGCCAGAGACCTGCGGCGCGGTGAGGAAGCCGCTGTGGCGGTGCGCGCGGCCGGCGGAGACGTGCACGCCGTCGCCTTGGACGTCACCGACCAGGCCACCGTCCAGGAGGCCGCGAAGCAGGTTGAGGAGCGCTTCGGCTACCTCGACGTACTGATCAACAACGCCGGCATCACCGGCTCTGGGCAGGTCTCGCCCGAAGAGGCCCACGACCAAGTCCCCAGCTCTGTCGACTTGGACATGGTCCGGGCGGTGTTCGAGACCAACGTCTTCGGGGTGATTGCGGTGACCAACGCCATGATTCCACTGCTGCGGCGGTCGCCGGCACCACGCATCGTCAACGTCAGCAGCCACGCCGCGTCGTTGAGTCTCACCAGCGATCCGGACGGCCCCTTCGCGGCACTGCTGCCGTCGGCTGCATATTCGCCGTCCAAGAGCGCACTGACCGCGCTGACCGTGCAGTACGCCATTGAGCTGCGGAAGGACGGCATCCTTGTCAACGCAGTCGCCCCCGGCTTCGTCGACACGGACAGCAACAACCACACCGGATTCCTTACGGTCGCGCAGGGTGCCGCAGGCGTGGTGCGCCTGGCCATGCTCGGCGCGGATGGCCCGACCGCCGGATTCTTCAGTGAGGAGGGCCCGGTGCCCTGGTGA
- a CDS encoding alpha/beta fold hydrolase, whose translation MVLLRGWPQSWYEYRPIMPSLLPGRTVIAIDLPGMGDSTGNPPSMTKTVLATYVHKLLNHLGHHENVHVVAHDHGLNVAYPLAAQHRDQVAGLFLMDAALVGKNLKFATLESMFWHFSFFMQNPLAEELVTGRVETFLTHFFQSVKTAGENVSDDELAEFVRVYSRPQVLHAGFGLYRTLTQDEADNTTLQDTPPTIPVRMITQAGVADIFLPTVQDAAPHATSAVVTGAGHFLVHEAPDRVLAARSPRW comes from the coding sequence ATGGTGCTGCTGCGCGGCTGGCCGCAGAGTTGGTACGAGTACCGCCCGATCATGCCCTCGCTGCTGCCCGGCCGCACCGTCATCGCCATCGACCTGCCGGGCATGGGCGACTCGACCGGAAACCCGCCCTCCATGACCAAGACGGTCCTGGCCACCTACGTCCACAAGCTGCTCAACCACCTCGGCCACCACGAGAACGTACACGTCGTCGCCCACGACCACGGCCTCAACGTCGCCTACCCACTGGCCGCCCAGCACCGCGACCAGGTGGCGGGCCTGTTCCTCATGGACGCCGCCCTCGTCGGCAAGAACCTGAAGTTCGCCACCCTCGAATCGATGTTCTGGCACTTCTCCTTCTTCATGCAGAATCCGCTCGCCGAGGAACTGGTCACCGGCCGGGTCGAAACCTTCCTCACCCACTTCTTCCAGAGTGTGAAGACCGCCGGCGAGAACGTCTCCGACGACGAACTGGCCGAGTTCGTCCGGGTGTACTCCCGCCCCCAGGTCCTGCACGCCGGCTTCGGGCTCTACCGGACCCTGACCCAGGACGAGGCCGACAACACCACACTCCAGGACACCCCGCCGACCATCCCGGTCCGCATGATCACCCAGGCCGGCGTCGCCGACATATTCCTGCCGACCGTCCAGGACGCCGCCCCCCACGCCACCTCCGCCGTCGTCACCGGCGCCGGACACTTCCTCGTCCACGAAGCACCCGACCGCGTCCTGGCCGCGCGGTCGCCGAGATGGTGA
- a CDS encoding glycosyltransferase family 39 protein, producing the protein MALVAAAVLTLAAVAQQLLLAAGLGSLLPGWQPWPFLLGAAPAWWLARPWWRRADPPRPLVVAMRVLRRIPGAAYLVAVLALTAGIWAALQDHEPYLGHEEAVYANKARSWADGTPDAGWGPYRPLGLPVLGRLALTVHDDVGSLRAVALLLTLFTLTATYVVAARWTTPRRAVVVVLLLLSGLGFLRRVPEFLNDIGTAGLLLIVVFLLTRAQEVRRSHALPVAAAVAVAAFYLRYGSVGNLLAIAGAALFAYGPRAWLAQGRRLAAALAIFALGLLPHFVHAAQVTGSPLGLILWAGSQANRTYVGDGLAYYLAIFPYRLAGDLGAVVMTVGLLLAVRALRDGDGGARATRRVFLGSTSVLVFVVLGLVTDGEPRFVYLPVILLTLLGVEALAELTGRRNRGLLAAVAGLAGLTTVGTAQIVAHAAMPGPDRLSRSTVPVAERLATGGPCLLVTGYEPEMGWYSGCDAVTYAQYRRTTPPPGHHTTLVLFEHGRLQPDDAALARLIGDRGTTVRTTPTDGALGTATTITLTPS; encoded by the coding sequence GTGGCCCTCGTAGCCGCCGCCGTACTGACCCTCGCCGCGGTGGCCCAGCAACTGCTGCTGGCCGCGGGCCTGGGCAGCCTGCTGCCCGGCTGGCAGCCCTGGCCCTTCCTGCTGGGCGCGGCCCCCGCCTGGTGGCTCGCCCGCCCCTGGTGGCGGCGGGCGGACCCACCCCGGCCGCTGGTGGTGGCGATGCGTGTGCTGCGCCGGATACCGGGCGCGGCATACCTGGTGGCCGTGCTGGCCCTGACGGCCGGAATCTGGGCAGCACTCCAGGACCACGAGCCTTATCTGGGACACGAGGAGGCCGTGTACGCCAACAAGGCCCGCTCCTGGGCCGACGGCACCCCCGACGCAGGCTGGGGCCCCTACCGCCCCCTCGGCCTCCCCGTGCTGGGGCGCCTGGCGCTCACCGTCCACGACGACGTGGGCAGCCTGCGCGCGGTGGCCCTGCTGCTCACGCTCTTCACCCTCACCGCGACCTACGTCGTCGCGGCCCGCTGGACCACGCCCCGCCGCGCCGTGGTGGTCGTCCTTCTCCTGCTCTCCGGCCTCGGATTCCTGCGCCGCGTCCCGGAGTTCCTCAACGACATCGGCACCGCCGGCCTGCTGCTGATCGTCGTCTTCCTCCTCACGCGCGCCCAGGAAGTACGGCGCTCCCACGCCCTGCCCGTCGCAGCCGCCGTGGCGGTGGCCGCCTTCTACCTGCGCTACGGCAGCGTGGGCAACCTCCTGGCGATAGCTGGGGCCGCGCTGTTCGCCTACGGCCCGCGCGCCTGGCTCGCCCAGGGCCGCCGCCTCGCCGCAGCACTGGCCATCTTTGCCCTCGGCCTGCTGCCGCACTTCGTCCACGCCGCGCAGGTCACCGGATCCCCGCTCGGCCTGATCCTGTGGGCCGGCTCCCAGGCCAACCGCACATACGTGGGCGACGGCCTCGCCTACTACCTCGCGATCTTCCCTTACCGCCTGGCCGGAGACCTGGGAGCGGTCGTGATGACCGTCGGACTGCTCTTGGCGGTACGCGCCCTGCGCGACGGAGACGGTGGGGCGCGCGCCACACGCCGTGTGTTTCTGGGCTCGACGTCCGTCCTCGTCTTCGTCGTCCTCGGTCTGGTGACGGACGGAGAACCGCGGTTCGTCTACCTCCCGGTCATCCTGCTCACCCTCCTGGGGGTCGAGGCCCTGGCGGAACTGACCGGGCGCAGGAACAGGGGCCTGCTCGCCGCCGTCGCCGGACTGGCCGGCCTGACCACCGTCGGCACCGCCCAGATTGTGGCCCACGCAGCGATGCCCGGCCCCGACCGCCTCAGCCGCTCCACCGTCCCGGTCGCCGAGCGGCTCGCGACGGGCGGCCCCTGCCTCCTGGTCACCGGCTACGAACCGGAGATGGGCTGGTACTCGGGCTGCGACGCGGTCACCTACGCCCAGTACCGCCGCACGACCCCGCCCCCGGGACACCACACGACCCTGGTCCTCTTCGAGCACGGCCGCCTGCAACCGGACGACGCCGCCCTGGCCCGCCTCATCGGCGACCGCGGCACCACCGTGCGCACGACCCCCACGGACGGCGCGCTGGGCACGGCGACAACGATCACACTGACTCCCTCGTGA
- a CDS encoding GntR family transcriptional regulator: MEGDVVEYRIDRGSGVPAYVQIVEQTERALRMGTLKVGDKLPTAREVVAATAINPNTVLRAYRDMEQAGLVELRRGLGTFVTRSLARPGAEDDSPLRAELTDWTARARAAGLERADILALVAAALDAHDSKQDEQDEHSPGDREQKMEEA, from the coding sequence ATGGAAGGTGATGTGGTCGAGTACCGGATCGACCGTGGCAGCGGCGTTCCCGCCTATGTGCAGATCGTGGAGCAGACCGAACGGGCGCTGCGGATGGGCACGTTGAAGGTCGGGGACAAGCTGCCCACGGCCAGGGAAGTGGTGGCGGCGACAGCCATCAACCCCAATACCGTGCTGCGGGCCTACCGCGACATGGAGCAGGCCGGCCTGGTCGAACTGCGCCGCGGTCTGGGGACCTTCGTGACGCGGTCGCTCGCCCGGCCCGGCGCGGAGGACGACTCACCCCTGCGCGCGGAACTCACCGACTGGACGGCACGCGCACGTGCGGCGGGTTTAGAAAGGGCCGACATCCTGGCCCTGGTCGCAGCCGCCCTGGACGCCCACGACAGCAAGCAAGACGAGCAAGACGAGCACTCCCCGGGCGACCGGGAGCAGAAAATGGAGGAAGCATGA